Proteins encoded together in one Lathyrus oleraceus cultivar Zhongwan6 chromosome 5, CAAS_Psat_ZW6_1.0, whole genome shotgun sequence window:
- the LOC127079933 gene encoding uncharacterized protein LOC127079933, which translates to MVIDTQVNGSMTTSWASLNFPLTIYGKDFGIDLVGLPLSQLDLILGINWLEFNRVHINCFDKSMLFLEFEEGEDMMFMSTKKVDESLNNDARVFIMFSSLKAENNSVIGDLPIVRDFPDLFPNDVSDLPPEHKVDFSIDLLPSTIHVSMTPYIMYDSEMNEFKKELEDLLKKKLIRPNMLS; encoded by the coding sequence ATGGTCATTGATACCCAAGTTAATGGTTCAATGACTACTTCGTGGGCTTCTTTGAATTTCCCTTTGACTATATATGGTAAGGACTTTGGTATTGACTTAGTTGGCTTACCGTTAAGTCAACTTGATCTTATCCTGGGAATTAACTGGTTGGAGTTCAACCGTGTTCATATCAACTGTTTCGACAAGTCCATGTTGTTTCTAGAGTTCGAAGAAGGTGAAGATATGATGTTTATGTCTACTAAGAAAGTGGATGAGTCCTTAAATAATGATGCTCGAGTGTTTATAATGTTCTCTTCTTTGAAGGCTGAAAACAATAGTGTGATTGGTGATCTACCAATTGTGCGTGATTTTCCAGATTTGTTTCCAAATGACGTTAGTGATTTGCCGCCAGAGCACAAGGTTGATTTTTCCATAGACTTATTACCTAGTACTATTCATGTGTCGATGACACCTTATATAATGTATGATTCAGAGATGAATGAATTTAAGAAAGAATTAGAGGATCTTCTTAAGAAGAAACTTATTAGACCCAATATGTTGTCGTAG